From a region of the Rathayibacter sp. VKM Ac-2804 genome:
- a CDS encoding substrate-binding domain-containing protein → MSSKMNRSTAARRLLPVLAPVGALALLLTGCASSGTGDAASGGGSAKVAAVIKGLDNPFFQAMENGIEATAKDDGVDVSVQAAADIGDTTGQADKLTTVAGQDFGCIIVNPISGTNLVQALASATGKTIVNIDSPLDPDAVKAANLDVTTYIGTDNEAAGGKAGDLLVDQLPAGSKVAVIGGISGDVTSAARVDGFTAAIGSDLTVVQEAAADWKREIALTKATDILAANPDVTAFFAANDDMGLGIVKAVENAGLTGTVKVVSVDGNEDALQSVKDGGLTATVAQYPYAIGQLGVQACEAVQGGESIPAEIESPTALVTSDTADQALAAFPAPFEEFDNPLADLVPSD, encoded by the coding sequence ATGTCTTCAAAGATGAACCGCTCGACGGCCGCCCGCCGACTCCTCCCCGTCCTCGCACCGGTCGGCGCCCTCGCTCTCCTGCTCACCGGCTGCGCCTCCTCCGGCACCGGGGACGCCGCCTCCGGCGGCGGCTCGGCCAAGGTCGCCGCAGTGATCAAGGGCCTCGACAACCCCTTCTTCCAGGCGATGGAGAACGGGATCGAGGCCACCGCGAAGGACGACGGCGTGGACGTCTCGGTCCAGGCCGCCGCCGACATCGGCGACACCACCGGTCAGGCGGACAAGCTGACCACCGTGGCCGGCCAGGACTTCGGCTGCATCATCGTCAACCCGATCAGCGGCACCAATCTCGTGCAGGCCCTCGCCTCGGCGACCGGCAAGACGATCGTCAACATCGACAGCCCGCTCGACCCGGACGCCGTGAAGGCGGCGAACCTCGACGTCACCACCTACATCGGCACCGACAACGAAGCCGCGGGCGGCAAGGCCGGCGACCTCCTCGTCGACCAGCTGCCGGCCGGCTCGAAGGTCGCCGTCATCGGCGGCATCTCCGGCGACGTCACCAGCGCCGCCCGCGTCGACGGCTTCACCGCCGCCATCGGCTCGGACCTCACCGTCGTGCAGGAGGCCGCTGCCGACTGGAAGCGCGAGATCGCGCTGACCAAGGCGACCGACATCCTCGCCGCGAACCCCGACGTCACGGCGTTCTTCGCCGCGAACGACGACATGGGCCTCGGCATCGTCAAGGCCGTCGAGAACGCGGGCCTCACCGGCACCGTGAAGGTCGTCAGCGTCGACGGGAACGAGGACGCCCTGCAGTCCGTGAAGGACGGCGGGCTGACCGCGACCGTGGCGCAGTACCCCTACGCGATCGGCCAGCTCGGCGTGCAGGCCTGCGAGGCGGTGCAGGGCGGCGAGAGCATCCCCGCCGAGATCGAGTCGCCCACCGCGCTCGTCACCTCCGACACCGCCGACCAGGCGCTCGCGGCCTTCCCCGCCCCGTTCGAGGAGTTCGACAACCCGCTGGCCGACCTCGTCCCCAGCGACTAG